GAAGAAACGGCTGACTACCGTGCTCGACGCCTCCGCCAGTGACCACGACACCGTGCTGGTCTCCGGCGGTAAACGCGGCCTGTCGGTAGGACTGCCGGCTCAGGACATCGAGCGCCTGCTGCAAGCGGTGATCGCCCCCATCGCCGAATGAACCCTGATTAAACGGCGGTAATGCGGGCAATATCCCCTCAGCGACTACGGGCTTTTACGGCGAGACCCTTGCACCTTTTTCCATTCTGACGCTAGAATCGTCCGGCTAATAAAAACGATTCTCAAATGCATAAGGATGATTAAATGCACTTCCGCAAACTTGCCCTCGCCGCTTCCATCGCTGGCCTGCTAAGCGCCTGCGCCCAGACCAACCACCCCGCCGTCACCCAGGATCAGGTGGTGGAGCACTACGCCGATATCGCCCAGGCCGTGTACAGTGACTCGCTCAGCGCCGCCCAAAGTCTGGATCAGGCCATTGCCGCCTTGCTGGCCAACCCGAGTGAGCAGACCCTGGCCGATGCCCGCACCGCCTGGCTGGCCGCCCGGGTACCCTACCAGCAGTCGGAAGTGTTTCGTTTCGGCAATGCCATCGTGGATGACTGGGAAGGCCAGCTCAACGCCTGGCCCCTGGACGAAGGTCTGATCGACTACGTGGCCCCGGGTTACCAACACGAGCTGGGCAACCCCGGCGCCACCGCCAACATCATTGCCAGCACCCGGCTGCAGGTGGGCGGTGAGCTGCTGGACGTCAGCCACATCACTCCCGAGCTGCTGGCCAGCCTGAACGAGCTGGCGGGATCCGAGGCCAACGTGGCGTCCGGTTATCACGCCATAGAGTTTCTGCTGTGGGGCCAGGATCTGAACGGCACCAGCGCCGGCGCCGGTGAACGCGCCTGGACCGACTTTGCCCTAGGTGCGGACTGCACCAACGGCAACTGTGACCGCCGCCGCGACTACCTGCAGGCCGCCAGCCAGCTGCTGATCCAGGATCTCGAATACATGGCGGGCCAGTGGCAACCGGGCCAAAACAACTACCGCGCCGAGCTGACCGCCCTGCCGGCGGAAGAAGGCCTGCGCCGCATGCTGTTTGGCATGGGCTCCCTGTCTCTGGGTGAACTGGCCGGCGAGCGCATGAAGGTGGCCCTGGTAGCCAACTCGGTGGAAGACGAGCACGACTGCTTCTCCGATAACACCCATCACTCGCACTACTACAACGAAAAAGGCATCAGCAACCTGATGTTTGGTGAATATCAGCGCATTGACGGCACCACCCTGCAGGGCCCGTCGCTGCTGCAACTGGTAGCGCAACAGGACGATCTGGCCGCCGCGCAAATCGCCGACCAGTTCCGTACCAGCGAACAGGCCGTCTATCAGCTGGTGCAGTCTGCCGAGGTGAACAATGTGCACTTTGATCAGCTGATCGCCGCCGGCAATACCGAGGGCAACCGGCTGGTGCAGGACGCCATCGACGCCCTGGTGGAGCAAACCCGTGCCATTGAGCTCGCCGCCAACACCGTCGGCATCAACAACCTGAGCCCGGATACCGCCGACCACGAGTTTTAAGCTCATCTGGCCATAACAATAAAATCAATAAGGGGTGGCCTGGCCGCCCCGTGACGGCACCCGAAGCAGGCGCGGTCTGCACACCGTGTTGACCGCTTAACGCCCCGGGTGCCCTTTCGCTCTGGAGTCCTTATGTCGTTTCGACTCACCGGCCTGCTGCTTGGCGCCGTCCTTGCCTTGAGCGCCCAGGCCAATCCCGCCAAACCCGGCGGCGAGACCACCACCACCAAAACCGGCGCCAACGCCTTTTCCATGCCCGCTGCCAACCTGAGTTTTGACAAACGGCTCGACTTCTCGGTAGGCAACAGCTTTTTCCGCAATCCCTGGGTCGCCGCCCCGGCCACCACAGACGCCCGCGACGGCCTGGGGCCGCTGTTCAATACCAACGCCTGCCAGAGCTGCCACGTCAAGGACGGCCGCGGCCATCCACCCGCCTTTGACGGTGACAACGCGGTAAGCATGCTGGTACGGATGTCGATTCCCGCCGATGAGAGCGAACAACATCGCGACTACCTGCGCACCCTTGGCGTAGTGCCCCATCCTGTCTATGGCGGGCAGCTGCAGGACATGGCCATTCCCGGCGCCGTGCCCGAGGGCAAGGTACGCATCGACTACAGCACCAACACCGTGCGCTTTCACGACGGCGACAGGGTGGAACTGCGCCGTCCTCACCTGACCATTGAGCAAACCGGCCATGGCGAGCCCGGCAAGCAGTTGCTCACCTCGGCCCGCATTGCGCCCCCCATGATTGGCCTGGGGCTGCTGGAAGCCATTCCCGAGTCGGCACTGCTGGCCCGGGAAGATCCGCAGGATCACAATAACGATGGCATCCGCGGCCATGCCAACCGGGTGTGGAGCAACGCCCAAAACGCCACCGTGATCGGCCGCTTTGGCTGGAAGGCCGGCCAGCCCAGCCTGCGCCAGCAAAACGCCGGTGCCTTTGCCGGCGACATGGGGCTGACGTCAAACCTGGTACCCGCAGACGACTGCACCGCCGCACAAGCCTGTGCGCAATACCCGGATGGCGGCAAGCCCGAGGTGAGTGATGACATTCTCGACTCGGTGACCTTCTACAGCCAGCACCTGGCGGTGCCCGCCCGACGCAACCTGGACGACCCGAACGTCCAGGCCGGCGAGCAGTTGTTCCTGGCCCTGGGCTGTGCCAGCTGCCATACGCCGTCTTACACCACGGGTGAGCATGCCAGCCCGGCCCTGAGCCACCAGACCATCTACCCCTATACCGATCTGCTGCTGCACGACATGGGTGAGGATCTGGCCGATAACCGGCCCGAGTTTGCGGCCAGCGGTCGCGAGTGGCGTACCCCGCCGCTGTGGGGCCTGGGCTATGCCGATGAAGTGGCGGGCTCGCCCGCCCGCTACCTGCACGACGGCCGCGCCCGTACCCCGCTGGAAGCCGTGCTCTGGCACGGTGGCGAGGCCGAAGCGGCCCGCAACCGAGTGCTGGCCGCCAGCGCCGAAGAACGAAAACAACTTATCGCCTTTCTGGAGTCGCTATGAACCTTCGCCTGTTTTCACTCGCCGCCCTGGGAGTGCTGACCGCCTGCCAGAGTCAGCCGCCGGTGGATCCGGCCCTTGAGCGGCTGACCGATGCCCACCTGACGTTAATGCGCCAGCAGGCGGATCACCTGGCCGGCGAGCTTGAGCAACTACACCACGATGTTCAGGCCTATTGTGGCGGTGATCAGTCCCTGGTCACCGTGCAGGGACAATGGCGTGACGCCTTTGCCGCCTGGACAGCCCACCAGGGACAGAGCGGCGGTCCCCTCGACGCCGCCGGCCTGAGCTATGCGTTTCAGCTGTGGCCCGACAAAAAAGACACCACCGGCCGCCAGCTGGCCGGTCAGCTCAGCCAGCCCGGTGTACTCAAGGGCGCCAGCGTGACCCTGGGGGCGGTGGAATACCTGTTGTATGAAGATCTCTCCCAGACGCAGCGCTGTGCCCTGCTCCCCCGCATCAGCGCCGAGCTGGTCGCCAGCGGAGGGCGACTGCAACAAGCCTGGTACCATACGGCCGGCTACGCCCAGCAACTGGAGCAAATGCAGCTTCAGGGTGGGGAAGCCGTGGTACTGACGCAAATCCTGGGCCAGCTGGCCCACCGCTTTGACCGCATAGAGAAGAAGCTGGATCTGCCCCTGAACACCGTCGACCACCCGCGGCCGCTGTTTGCCGAAGCCTGGCGCAGCGCGCAGTCACTGCACTTTTTACGCACCAGCCTGCACAGCCTGCAACAGGAATACCAGGCCGGCGGGGTGCGAGCTTACCTTGAACAACGGCATGCAACCGCCCTGATTGCCGAGCTGGATGACGCCTTTGCCGACACCCTGGAGCACCTGCCAAAGGGGGACAGCCTGGCCTACTGGCTGCAAGGGGACAACTACGCCACCCTGCTGCGTTTTAAAATTTCCTTTGACCGCCTCGGCAGCAAGCTCAAGCTGCGCCTGCCCGAAGCCCTGGGAGTCAGCTTGGGCTTTAACGCCACGGACGGTGACTGATGCAACGGCGGCAATTCCTGAAGGGGCTGTCCGCCGCCGGGGTACTATGCAGCCTGGGACTGGCAGGCTGTGCCCTGCCTTCCACCAGGCAGGCCTATCTGGTGGGCGGCGGTCGCCGCGCGGGGGGCCATCGCTATGTGGTGCAGGCGCTTAACCTGGACGGCAGCCTGCGTTACGAGCTGCCCCTGCCGGACCGGGGGCACGGCATGGCCGCTCACCCCTCTCGGCCGCTGGCGGTATGCCATGCCCGCCGACCCGGCGGCTACCTGGCGCTGTTCAACCATGAGCAGGGCCGGCTGCTGCAGCTGCGCGAGGCCGATAACGAGCGTCATTATTACGGTCACGGCGTGTTCAGCGCCGACGGCCGCCGGCTCTATACCACCGAAGGGGTTCGTGCCAGCAGCGAAGGTGTGATTGGCGTGTATACCCTTGAGCACGACCACCTCACCAAGGTGGACGAGTTTACCGGCTTTGGCCTGGGTCCCCACGAAATAGGCCGGCTGCCCGATGGCAACCTGGTGGTGGGTGTCGGCGGCGTGCACACTCGGGGCCGCGAGCCGTTAAACCTCGGCACCATGCAGCCCAGCCTGAGTTACCTCGACGCCACCACGGGCGAGGTGCTGGAGCAACGCGGCCTGGCCGACCGGCACCTGTCCATTCGCCACCTGGCGGTGACCGCCGACGGCGAGGTGTTTAGCGGCCAGCAGTATCGCGGCAGCCCCGACGACTTTCCGCCACTGATCGTGCGTCATCGCCGAGGCCGCGAGCTTATGCCCCTTGGCGGCACACCGCTGGAATGGGCCCGCTTCAATCATTACATTGCCAGCATCGCGGTTACCGACGACTACATTGCCGCGACTTCGCCCCCGGGTAACTGCTACGGCCTGTGGCACCGCCGCAGCGGCGAGCTGGTGCGCATTGCTCCCCTGCCCGATGCGTCCGGCGCCTCGGCGGATCAGGGCCAGATCTGGCTCGGCAGCGGCCAGGGCGGCATCAGCCGGCTCAACACCCATGGCGAAGAGACCCGTTTCTACTCCCCCTGGCAATGGGACAATCACTGGTCGCTGATCGGCGCCTGAGGCATCCGGCGCCGGTATTGCCGTGCGTGGCGTCGGCCAAAGCACACCGCTGCTTAAAATGACGATCGTTCTCAATGACATGCAACATCATCACTGACGGCTGTGGGCCCTGCTGGTCTATGCTTTTAACCATTCAACATGAGGCAAGGGAGTGCACCATGGGAATTCTGAGCTGGATTATTTTCGGACTGATCGCCGGGGTGCTGGCGAAATGGATCATGCCCGGACGGGATGGCGGCGGCCTGATTCTGACTACCCTGCTCGGCATTGCCGGCGCCTTTGTGGGGGGCTGGATTGGCGTGCGGCTGGGCTTTGGCAGCGTGACCGGCTTTAACCTGGGCAGCATGATCACCGCGGTGATCGGCGCCCTGGTGCTGCTGTTTGTATACCGCATGATCAGCCGTTCCTGAGCTTCGCCATTAAATTCGCCAGCCCCATTCCGGCTTTGGCACAATACCCCTTCTATTCATTCAGCCAGGGAACAAGCATGAAGGCACCCAAGGTCGGCGTTATCGCCGTGGTCTGGCATCGGCAGCGAGTGCTGCTGGTCAAACGCAAGCACGCTCCCCACGCCGGGCACTGGGGCTTTCCCGGCGGCAAGCTGGAGTGGGGAGAAACCATGAGCATGGGCGCGGCACGGGAACTGCAGGAAGAAACCGGCATCACCGCGCACATGGACGCGCCCTTTGCCTGCTACGATGTGCTGGCCGAAGAGGCCGGCGAGCTGGCCCACCACTATGTGATGGTGGCGGTGCGCGGCCATTACCAAAGCGGTACCCCGGTGGCCGATGACGACGCCGAGGCGGTGGCCTGGTTCAGCCCCGATGCGCTGCCTTCGCCCCTGTGTCCGGATCTGAAAGACATCATCACCCGCTCGCGCGCCTGAGTCCTGCCGGCGACTCCCATAAAAAAAGAGGCCTTTCGGCCTCTTTTTTTGATTGTGCGTACCGCGCCCGCCTTACAGCACGGCGTCGAGCACCAGCACGCCCACCAGGCCGGTTGCCCAGGCCAGGGTGGTGGGAATGGACCAGACGATGATCTGCTGCTTCACGTCCTTGATGCCCATCATGCGGTTGACCACCCAGAACAGGCTGTCGTTGAAGTAGCCAAAGAACAGCGAGCCCATGGTCGCCGCCTGGGCCGCCACCAGCATGTTCACGCCGGGAATATTGGCCAGAATGGGCGCCGAGATGGAGGCGGCGGTGACCATGGCCACGGTACCGGAGCCCTGGATCAGGCGCACCAGGGTGGACACGATAAAGGGGATCAGCACCGGCGGCAGCGGCAGGCTGGCGATCTGTTCGCCCAGCATGGCGCCGGCACCGGATTCACGCAGCACGGCACCCAGGGCACCACCGGCACCGGTCACCAGCAGAATGATACCGGCGCTCTGCAGGCCTTCTTCCAGGTGCTCCATGGTGTCGTGTTTGTTCATCTTCGGCACCAGGGTGTATACCGCCAGCAGCACCGAAATGGACAGGGCGATCACCGGGTGGCCCAGGTAGGTAAACGCCTGAGACACCGGGTTGTCGGCCAGGCCTTCCCAGCCCTCAACCTTGGCCAGGGTACCCAGCATGGTGTTGATGAAGATCAGTACGATGGGGGCCAGAATGGGCAGCAGCGACAGGAACAGGCTGGGCAGCGCCTTGCCGGCCTTGGACGCCAGATACTGGTTATAGGTTTCTTCCAGATCCTGGCTTTCCGCCACCGCAGGCGGATGGAAGTCGGGAAACTTCTTGGCCAGCCACTTGGCGTACAGCACGATCACCACCACACAGGGCAGTGCCAGGGTCAGACCGGCCAGCAGCATGGCACCCACATCCACCCCGAACAGGCCGGCCACGCCCAGCGGACCCGGCGTGGGCGGTACCGTATGGTGGGTCACCACCAGGCCGCCGGCCAGGGCCACACCCACGGTCAGCAGGTTGCGCTTGCCCTTCTCCGCCAGCGCCTTGGCGATGGGGTAGAGGATCACAAAGGCGGAGTCCACGAAGATGGGAATGGACACGATATAGCCGGTAATGGCCATGGCCCATTCTTCCTTCTTTTTGCCCAGCCACTTGATGGCACTGTAGGCGATCTGCTCGGCGGCACCGGACACTTCCAGAATACGGCCCATCATCACGCCCAGGCCGATAACGATACCGATGCTGCCGAGGGTACCGCCAAAGCCCTTGGTGATCACGTTGACGATGTCACCGGCGGCCATGCCACCCAGGGCGCCGGCGATACTGGCCGCCGCCAGCATCGCGATCAGGGCGTGTACCCGGGTTTTGACCACCAGAAAAATCAGGACCACAACGGCGACGGCCAGGCCGATCACCGGGGCCATGGTGCTTGCTTCAGTCATTACTTGGTTCCTTCCATATCATCTGCCATAAAGCGGCGAATCACACTGTCAAAGTCGGCATCCTGCACAAACCCCAGGCCCAGGGCACGGGCGATATTGAACCGGCCCGGCCAGCTGGCCACGATGCGGGACACGCCTTCGTCTTTTTCATAACGAATGCGATCACACACCTCGTCGCCGGCCACTCGGCGCAGCGCATCGATCATTTCCTGCACGGTCACCGTGATGCCGGGCAGGTTGACGGTACGGCTGGGGCCAAAGGCCTCGGCGGGCACGCGGGCGGCCATCAGAAAGTTCTCCACCACGGTGGCCGGGGAAGACAGCCACATGGGCAGGCTCAGATCCACCGGGCACACGCTCTCCTCACCCTGCAGCGGCTCACGAATAATGCCGCTGGCAAAGGAAGAAGCCGCCTTGTTGGGCTTGCCCGGACGCACGCTGATGGTGGGCAGGCGCAGCACCCGGCCATCCACAAAGCCCTTGCGGGCATAGTCGTTGACCATCAGCTCGCCCACGGACTTTTCCATGCCGTAGGAGGACTGGGGGCAGACGGCGGTGTTGTCTTCAATCACCTCGGGCAGCTCGCCGCCAAACACCGCCAGCGAGCTGGAGAACACAAAACGGCAACCCGGCGCCTGGTGGCGGGCCGCTTCCAGCAGGTAGCGGGTGGCGTCGATATTGACCTTGATGCCCAGATCAAAGTCCGCTTCCGCGTGGCTGCTGACGATGGCCGCCAGGTGGTAGATCACGCCGGTGTCGGCGCTGACCAGTTCGCGCACCGCGGCTTCGTCGCCCAGGTCGGCGCGCACGCAGTGCACCCGCTCGTCGGCAATGGGGGAGCTGGGCTCAATCACGTCTGCCAGGGTCAGGCGCTCAAAGGCAATGTCGTTCTGCTGCAACAGCGCCTTGGCCACGCGCTGGCCCAGAAAGCCCGCGCCGCCGGTAATAATGATGTTCATCTAGTTCTCCTCGGCGCCGGGCGCCGGATGGTGATACAGAGGTCGAGTTGTTGTGGTTATGCCGGTATCTTCCGGCTTACCAGGGATACCTGCAGCCCCTGGCCGCGCAACGGCTCGGCCGTCTCTTCGCCCAGGTCGGTATCACTGATAATGTCGGTCAGTGCCGTCAGCGGGCAGATACGAAACATGCCGTATTTGCCGTATTTGCTGCTGTCACTCACCAGAATGCGTCGGCGGGCCACCCGCAGCAGGGCCTGCTTGACCATCACCTTGTTTTCGGATGGTGTCGACAGGCCTCGCTCCGCGTCCCAGGAGCTGGAGCTGATAAAGGCCAGATCCAGGTTCAGCCCTTCAAGCAGGGTGGCCGCCGCCTGCCCCACACAGGAGCGGTTGCGGGCGTCCACCAGCCCACCGGTATGGAACAGGGTGAGCTGAGGGTATTGCATCAGGTAATGGGCAATGGTGAAGTCGTTGGTCACCACGGTGAGATTAGCCCGAGTGGCGATGCCCCTGGCCACCTCAAAGGTGGTAGTGCCCGCGTCCAGGTAAATCACCTGACCATCTTCCACCAGATCCGCCGCCGCCTGGCCAATGGCCATCTTGCGCTGATGGTGAATGCCGGCCTTTTCGCTATAGGCCAGCTCCTGCTTGACCGCGTCGTTGAGCCTGACCCCACCGCTTACCGGCACCACCTTGCCTTCCGCCTCCAGTTGCTGAATGTCGCGGCGCACCGTCATGTGCGACACGTTCAGCTCGGCGGCGAGCTCATTGATGGACACCACGTTGCGCTCGTGTACATAGCGGTAGATGTAACCTCGGCGTTCGGCGGGAATCATGGCTTACTCCTTGTCGGCCCAGGGGGCGAACCAGCCCAGCCCGGCTTCGGTGTTGCCGCGGGGGCGGTATTCGCAGCCCAGGTAGCCGTCGTAACCCTTGGCATCCAGGTAATCAAACAACCAGGGATAGTTGATTTCACCCTGATCCGGCTCGTGCCGCTCAGGCACGGAGGCGATCTGAATGTGGCTGAACTTGCCCCACAGCCGGTCGATGGTGCGGGTGAGATCCCCTTCCATGATCTGGCAGTGGTAGAAGTCGAGCTGAATGCGCACGTTGGGGCGATCGATTTTTTCCAGCAGCGCCTCGGCCTGCACCTGGGTGCTGAGAAAATATCCGGGCATGTCGCGGCTGTTGATGGGCTCCAGCAGCACCAGCACATCCTGTTTGGCGGCTTGGTCGGCGGCATACTGAATGTTGGCCACATAGGTGGCTTCATGCTGTTCCGCGCTGACCCCGGCCTGGCGCAAACCGGCCATGGCATGCAGCTGGCGGCAGCCCAGGGCCTCGGCGTAGGCCAGGGCGGTGGCCACACCGGCACGGAACTCGCTTTCACGGCCGGGCAGTGAGGCCAGGCCACGCTCGCCCGCTTCCCAGTCCCCTGGGGGCATGTTGAACAGCGCCTGGGTCAGGCCCTGGGCCTTCAGCTCGGCGGCAATGGCGGCCTTGTCTTCGGCGTAGGGAAACAGGTATTCCACGGCGGTAAAGCCGGCGGCCCGGGCCGCCTTGAAGCGCGCCAGAAAGGGCACTTCGGTAAACATCATCGACAGATTGGCAGCAAACTTCGGCATCACGGGACTCCTTACAACTTGCCTTTGAATACCTGCTCCAGCTCCGCCACCTGCTCATCGGTCAGGGTGCGCATTTTGCTGTTTTGCAGGGTGAAATACAGCCGGGCGGTGTCTTCCAGCTCCTCGGCGTTGAACATGGCGGAACGCAGGTCCTTGCCCGAGATCACCGGGCCATGGTTGGCCAGCAGCACGGCGCTGTGGTCAACGGCCAGCCGGCCCACCTCGTCGGCCATGCGCGGATCGCCGGGACGGATGTAGGGCACCAGCGGCAGCTTGCCCACCCGCATCACGTAGTAGGGGGTGATGGGCGGCAGGCAGTTGGTCGGATCCAGGCCATCCACGCACGACAGCGCGGTCAGGTAGGCCGAGTGCAGGTGCACAATGCCGCCCGCGTCGGGCCGCGCCTTGTACATGGCGATGTGCATCAGCACTTCCTTGGACGGTTTGTCGCCGTCCAGGTGATTGCCGTCCATGTCCACCTTGCTCAGGCGGGCCGGATCCAGATCGCCAAAGCTGGAGTTGGTGGGGGTCGCCAGCAGGTTGCCGTCGGGCAGGCGCAGGCTGAGGTTGCCGGCGCCGCCGCTGCTGTAACCCCGTTCAAACATGGAGCGGGCAATGTTCACCAGCTCCAGGCGCAAAGAATACTCAGACATGGAAAAACTCCTGGGCCTTGCTGAAGAAGGCCTCGTCGCCAAAGTTGCCGGACTTCAGCGCCAGCGACAGCGGCTTGTCCAGCGCCCGTACCCAGGGCACACCCGGGGCAATTTGCGGACCGATATGGAAGCCGGACACCTTGAGCGCCTGGGTCACAATGCCGGAGGTCTCGCCACCGGCCACGATAAAGCGGCTGAAGCCGGCGTCGGCCAGGCGCGCGGCGACGCGGGCAAACACCCCTTCCACCGCCTCGCTGGCCCGGGCCGCGCCGTATTCGGCCTGAATGCGCGCCAGGGCCTCGGGGCTCTGGGTGGCATACAGCATGGGGGCCGGCGCGGCAGGCTGGGCCTGTACCCAGTCGGCCAGTTCGGCGGCATAGGCCTCGGCGTCGTCCAGGCTACGGGCCACGTCCACTCCGGCGTGAGGCGCCCGGGCCTGGTAGGCGGCAACCTGGGCATTGGTCATCAATGAGCAGGAGCCAGACAGCACCACGGCGCGGCCTTCCCCCACAGGCGCGCCCAGTTCCCGGGCTTCGGCGGCGCCTTCACCGCCGGTGGCATGGGCCGCCATGCCGGCACCCAGGCCGGAGCCGCCGGTCACCAGCTTCAGCTCGCTCACCGCTTCGCCCAGCACCGGCAAATCGGCCATGGTCAGGGTATCGAGCACCGCATAGTTCACGCCATTTGCCTGCAGCTCGGCCAGTCTGGCCTTGACCGCCTCGGCGCCCGCCAGCACCGCGTGGTAGTCCACCAGGCCGGTATTGCCGCCGGCCTGGGCGGCCATCAGCCGCTGCAGGTTGGCATCGCGCATGGGGGTCACCGGGTGATCCTTCATGCCCGACTCGTTCAGGGGCTGGCCGTTCACGAACAGGTTGCCGTGGCAAACGGTGCGGCCGTTCACCGGCAGTGCCGGGCAGATCACGGTAAAGGACTGATCCAGCGCCTTCAGCAGGGCGTCGGTTACCGGCCCGATATTGCCCTCGGCGGTGGAGTCAAAGGTGGAGCAGTATTTAAAGAAGAAGCGATCACAGCCCAGTTGCTGCAGCCGTTCCAGCGAGGCCAGGGAATCGGCCACCGCCTGCTCTACGGCGCAGGAGCGGCTCTTCAGGGAAATCACGATGGCGTCCACGTCGGCGGGCACCTCGGCCGGGCCGTAACCGATCAGCTGGGTCACCCGCCAGCCGTTGGCCACCATGAAACCGGCGATGTCGGTGGCGCCGGTGAAATCGTCGGCAATAATGCCCAGACGGTGTTTCATTTATTTACCCTCCGGCAGTTCAATGCCCTTGAAGATCTTGACCACGGCGGCGTCGTCTTCACGGCCAAAGCCTTCGTTGCTGGCGGCCAGGAACATCTGGTGGGCGGCCGACGCCAGTGGCAGGGGGAATTTCATCTGGTGTGCGGTGTCGAGCACCAGGCCCAGATCCTTGACGAAGATGTCAACACTGGAACGCGGGGTGTAGTCACCGTCGAGAATGTGCGGCACCCGGTTTTCAAACATCCAGGAATTGCCGGCGCTGTGGGTAACCACGTCAAACATCAGGTCCAGCGGAATGTCGGCCTTGGCGGCCATGGCCATGGCTTCGGCGGCGGCGGCAATGTGCACGCCGGCCAGCAGCTGGTGAATGGTCTTCACGGTGCTGCCCTGGCCAATGTCCGGGCCGATAACATAGAGTCGCTCGGCAATGGCATCGAACAGGCCCTTGGCCCGCTCAAACAACTCGGGTTTGCCCGAGGCCATGACCGACAGCTTGCCGTCGGCGGCCTTGATGGCGCCGCCGGAGATGGGGGCATCAATCAGCTCCAGGTTCAGCTCGCTCAGGCGCTGGTGCACGGCCTTGGTCTGGCTGGCGGCCATGGTGCTGCAGATCACCACCAGGCTGCCCGGACGCAGGGCCTTGGCCACGCCGTGCTCGCCAAACAGCACGCTTTCTACCTGGGCGCCGTTGACCACCACCAGTACCAGGGCGTCGAGCTCGGCGGCGTAGGGCAGCGCCGACGGGCCGGCGGCCACGGCGCCGGCCTCGGACAACGCGGCGCAGGCATCGGGGTTAAGGTCAAAACCAAGGGTGTCAAAACCGGCACGGATCAGGGACTTGGCCATGCCCATGCCCATAGAGCCAAGGCCGACCAGGCCAATGCGGGAAACTGCGCTCATCGTTGTTACTCCAGACTGTGAACTATTGTGATCGATGAATTATCGATCACTCCATTTCACAGTTAAGGATGCCGGCTCACAAATCGCCATATGCAAAAACCAACAATATAACCATTAAAAACAGCAACTTAT
The nucleotide sequence above comes from Oceanimonas doudoroffii. Encoded proteins:
- a CDS encoding imelysin family protein gives rise to the protein MHFRKLALAASIAGLLSACAQTNHPAVTQDQVVEHYADIAQAVYSDSLSAAQSLDQAIAALLANPSEQTLADARTAWLAARVPYQQSEVFRFGNAIVDDWEGQLNAWPLDEGLIDYVAPGYQHELGNPGATANIIASTRLQVGGELLDVSHITPELLASLNELAGSEANVASGYHAIEFLLWGQDLNGTSAGAGERAWTDFALGADCTNGNCDRRRDYLQAASQLLIQDLEYMAGQWQPGQNNYRAELTALPAEEGLRRMLFGMGSLSLGELAGERMKVALVANSVEDEHDCFSDNTHHSHYYNEKGISNLMFGEYQRIDGTTLQGPSLLQLVAQQDDLAAAQIADQFRTSEQAVYQLVQSAEVNNVHFDQLIAAGNTEGNRLVQDAIDALVEQTRAIELAANTVGINNLSPDTADHEF
- a CDS encoding di-heme oxidoredictase family protein, yielding MSFRLTGLLLGAVLALSAQANPAKPGGETTTTKTGANAFSMPAANLSFDKRLDFSVGNSFFRNPWVAAPATTDARDGLGPLFNTNACQSCHVKDGRGHPPAFDGDNAVSMLVRMSIPADESEQHRDYLRTLGVVPHPVYGGQLQDMAIPGAVPEGKVRIDYSTNTVRFHDGDRVELRRPHLTIEQTGHGEPGKQLLTSARIAPPMIGLGLLEAIPESALLAREDPQDHNNDGIRGHANRVWSNAQNATVIGRFGWKAGQPSLRQQNAGAFAGDMGLTSNLVPADDCTAAQACAQYPDGGKPEVSDDILDSVTFYSQHLAVPARRNLDDPNVQAGEQLFLALGCASCHTPSYTTGEHASPALSHQTIYPYTDLLLHDMGEDLADNRPEFAASGREWRTPPLWGLGYADEVAGSPARYLHDGRARTPLEAVLWHGGEAEAARNRVLAASAEERKQLIAFLESL
- a CDS encoding imelysin family protein translates to MNLRLFSLAALGVLTACQSQPPVDPALERLTDAHLTLMRQQADHLAGELEQLHHDVQAYCGGDQSLVTVQGQWRDAFAAWTAHQGQSGGPLDAAGLSYAFQLWPDKKDTTGRQLAGQLSQPGVLKGASVTLGAVEYLLYEDLSQTQRCALLPRISAELVASGGRLQQAWYHTAGYAQQLEQMQLQGGEAVVLTQILGQLAHRFDRIEKKLDLPLNTVDHPRPLFAEAWRSAQSLHFLRTSLHSLQQEYQAGGVRAYLEQRHATALIAELDDAFADTLEHLPKGDSLAYWLQGDNYATLLRFKISFDRLGSKLKLRLPEALGVSLGFNATDGD
- a CDS encoding DUF1513 domain-containing protein, giving the protein MQRRQFLKGLSAAGVLCSLGLAGCALPSTRQAYLVGGGRRAGGHRYVVQALNLDGSLRYELPLPDRGHGMAAHPSRPLAVCHARRPGGYLALFNHEQGRLLQLREADNERHYYGHGVFSADGRRLYTTEGVRASSEGVIGVYTLEHDHLTKVDEFTGFGLGPHEIGRLPDGNLVVGVGGVHTRGREPLNLGTMQPSLSYLDATTGEVLEQRGLADRHLSIRHLAVTADGEVFSGQQYRGSPDDFPPLIVRHRRGRELMPLGGTPLEWARFNHYIASIAVTDDYIAATSPPGNCYGLWHRRSGELVRIAPLPDASGASADQGQIWLGSGQGGISRLNTHGEETRFYSPWQWDNHWSLIGA
- a CDS encoding GlsB/YeaQ/YmgE family stress response membrane protein, whose product is MGILSWIIFGLIAGVLAKWIMPGRDGGGLILTTLLGIAGAFVGGWIGVRLGFGSVTGFNLGSMITAVIGALVLLFVYRMISRS
- a CDS encoding NUDIX hydrolase, whose protein sequence is MKAPKVGVIAVVWHRQRVLLVKRKHAPHAGHWGFPGGKLEWGETMSMGAARELQEETGITAHMDAPFACYDVLAEEAGELAHHYVMVAVRGHYQSGTPVADDDAEAVAWFSPDALPSPLCPDLKDIITRSRA
- a CDS encoding GntP family permease, which produces MTEASTMAPVIGLAVAVVVLIFLVVKTRVHALIAMLAAASIAGALGGMAAGDIVNVITKGFGGTLGSIGIVIGLGVMMGRILEVSGAAEQIAYSAIKWLGKKKEEWAMAITGYIVSIPIFVDSAFVILYPIAKALAEKGKRNLLTVGVALAGGLVVTHHTVPPTPGPLGVAGLFGVDVGAMLLAGLTLALPCVVVIVLYAKWLAKKFPDFHPPAVAESQDLEETYNQYLASKAGKALPSLFLSLLPILAPIVLIFINTMLGTLAKVEGWEGLADNPVSQAFTYLGHPVIALSISVLLAVYTLVPKMNKHDTMEHLEEGLQSAGIILLVTGAGGALGAVLRESGAGAMLGEQIASLPLPPVLIPFIVSTLVRLIQGSGTVAMVTAASISAPILANIPGVNMLVAAQAATMGSLFFGYFNDSLFWVVNRMMGIKDVKQQIIVWSIPTTLAWATGLVGVLVLDAVL
- the denD gene encoding D-erythronate dehydrogenase; this encodes MNIIITGGAGFLGQRVAKALLQQNDIAFERLTLADVIEPSSPIADERVHCVRADLGDEAAVRELVSADTGVIYHLAAIVSSHAEADFDLGIKVNIDATRYLLEAARHQAPGCRFVFSSSLAVFGGELPEVIEDNTAVCPQSSYGMEKSVGELMVNDYARKGFVDGRVLRLPTISVRPGKPNKAASSFASGIIREPLQGEESVCPVDLSLPMWLSSPATVVENFLMAARVPAEAFGPSRTVNLPGITVTVQEMIDALRRVAGDEVCDRIRYEKDEGVSRIVASWPGRFNIARALGLGFVQDADFDSVIRRFMADDMEGTK